TCGCCCACATGGTGGGCAACCTGAAGATCTTCTTCGGACCCGGTGAGTTCGACGGGTACGCCCACTGGCTGCGCACCATGGGCGAACCGGTACTGCACTACGAGTGGGCGCTCTGGATCGTCCGGGTGGGACTGGTGGCCGCCGTCGTGCTGCACGGCGTCTCCGCGTACCAGCTGAGCCGCCGCGACATCCGGGCGCGCCCGGCCAAGTACGTCCACAAGAAGCCCCGGTCGAGCTACGCCACCCGGACCATGCGCTGGGGCGGCGTCATCCTCGCGCTCTTCATCGTCTGGCACATCCTCGACCTGACGACCGGCACCGTGCACACCGGCTTCGAGGCCGGGCACCCCTACCAGAACGTCATCGACACCTTCTCGACCTGGTACGGCAACGTCATCTACATCGTCGCGGTGCTCGCCATGGGCCTGCACGTCCAGCACGGCTTCTGGAGCGCCGCGCAGACCCTGGGCGTCGGCAACGCGACCCGCGACCGCATCCTG
The nucleotide sequence above comes from Streptomyces sp. NBC_01116. Encoded proteins:
- a CDS encoding succinate dehydrogenase, whose translation is MTRTLWDSTVGKKTIMAVTGLVMLGYLVAHMVGNLKIFFGPGEFDGYAHWLRTMGEPVLHYEWALWIVRVGLVAAVVLHGVSAYQLSRRDIRARPAKYVHKKPRSSYATRTMRWGGVILALFIVWHILDLTTGTVHTGFEAGHPYQNVIDTFSTWYGNVIYIVAVLAMGLHVQHGFWSAAQTLGVGNATRDRILKTLANLLAAVLTVGFISVPVAVMTGVVS